From the genome of Hymenobacter sp. PAMC 26628, one region includes:
- the ppk1 gene encoding polyphosphate kinase 1 yields the protein MKLFKSADLIRKSKYISRDLSWMRFNYRVLDQAQDAGKSLFDRLKFLAITSSNLDEFFMIRVGSLYNYLDYGKERVDYSGLRELPFRRKLLDFAHRFVNDQSLTYVNELKPVFEKNGFSILRVSDLTEIEARKADGFFKNTVFPLLTPMVYDAYHGFPLIMNQMLIFGVVTRASNPGALGLDGEAEKGQERITFVQIPQNLTRFFELQRKDRVIFVPIEEIVREYLPRLFRNVEILSADLLRITRNGDFTLEESDDIDNDFIKEIQVGLKTRKRGRVVRVEVEPNASLLLMEVLRERWNIDNGNIFVISALLDMKGLWQIIRHPNFRGKGAKAPAPVMPLSLPDGAEDNLFEYLKHHDVLLHHPYNSIEPMVRLLEQAAEDPQVLGIKQTIYRLADESRVSAALLKAAENGKHVSVLFEVKARFDEEKNIREGARLEKAGCFVIYGVSKYKTHTKLLMIIRKEGEKVTRYVHIGSGNYNEQTSRLYTDLSLLTTNDTYGHDVSEFFNVITGHSQPDDYEYLITAPKDMRQQLIHLVREEVKHAKKGHPSGIVMKMNSLEDKELIDEFYKAARAGVPIRFIVRGICCLRPGRPGLSDNIEVRSIVGEYLEHARLFYFHNGGDARVYAGSADVMVRSFDRRIEALFLIVNPQLRREAISILMLNLLDNQNSYVMREDGAYIRQRPAAGEPVVNVHKDFYKRDEAQLALATPEGLLALLAQQTARRLEVAAALVAAETEAAENAAQTEVQGPDSTFGEGIGDEENLTGVNAEAEAVQAGLE from the coding sequence ATGAAACTGTTCAAGTCCGCCGACCTTATCCGTAAGAGCAAGTACATCAGCCGCGATTTGAGTTGGATGCGGTTCAACTACCGGGTGCTCGACCAGGCCCAGGACGCGGGTAAGAGCCTATTCGACCGGCTCAAGTTCCTGGCCATCACTAGCTCTAACCTAGACGAGTTCTTCATGATTCGGGTGGGTTCGCTCTACAACTACCTCGATTACGGGAAGGAGCGAGTGGACTATTCGGGGCTGCGGGAGCTGCCGTTTCGGCGCAAGCTGCTCGATTTTGCCCACCGCTTCGTCAACGACCAGAGCTTGACGTACGTGAACGAGTTGAAGCCGGTGTTTGAAAAAAATGGCTTTAGTATTTTGAGGGTGAGCGACTTGACGGAGATTGAGGCGCGTAAGGCCGACGGCTTCTTTAAAAACACGGTGTTTCCGCTACTCACGCCGATGGTGTACGACGCCTACCATGGCTTCCCGCTGATTATGAACCAGATGCTCATTTTCGGGGTGGTGACGCGGGCCAGCAATCCGGGGGCCCTGGGCCTGGACGGGGAAGCGGAGAAAGGGCAGGAGCGCATCACCTTCGTGCAGATTCCGCAGAACCTGACGCGGTTTTTTGAGTTGCAGCGTAAAGACCGCGTTATTTTCGTGCCCATTGAGGAAATCGTGCGCGAGTACCTCCCCCGGCTGTTCCGCAACGTCGAAATCCTGTCGGCCGACCTGCTGCGCATCACCCGCAACGGGGATTTTACGCTGGAAGAATCCGACGACATCGACAACGACTTCATCAAGGAAATTCAGGTGGGCCTGAAAACCCGCAAGCGCGGCCGCGTCGTGCGCGTAGAAGTGGAGCCCAACGCCTCGCTGCTGCTGATGGAAGTTTTGCGCGAGCGGTGGAATATTGACAATGGCAACATTTTCGTCATCAGTGCCTTGCTCGACATGAAAGGGCTGTGGCAAATTATTCGCCATCCTAATTTCCGGGGCAAGGGCGCCAAGGCGCCGGCGCCGGTGATGCCGCTGAGCCTGCCCGACGGCGCCGAGGACAACCTGTTCGAGTACCTCAAGCACCACGACGTGCTGCTGCACCACCCCTACAACAGCATTGAGCCGATGGTGCGGCTGCTGGAACAAGCCGCCGAAGACCCGCAGGTGCTGGGCATCAAGCAGACGATTTACCGGCTGGCTGACGAGTCACGGGTGAGCGCGGCGCTGCTTAAGGCGGCTGAAAACGGCAAGCACGTGTCGGTGCTGTTTGAGGTGAAGGCGCGCTTCGACGAGGAGAAGAACATCCGCGAGGGGGCCCGGCTGGAAAAGGCCGGCTGCTTCGTGATTTACGGGGTGAGCAAGTACAAGACGCACACCAAGTTGCTGATGATCATCCGCAAGGAAGGGGAGAAGGTGACGCGCTACGTGCACATCGGCTCGGGCAACTACAACGAGCAAACCTCGCGCCTCTACACCGACCTAAGCCTGCTGACGACCAACGACACCTACGGCCACGACGTGTCGGAGTTCTTCAACGTCATCACCGGCCACTCGCAGCCCGATGACTATGAATACCTCATCACGGCCCCCAAGGACATGCGTCAGCAGCTCATCCATTTGGTGCGCGAGGAGGTGAAGCACGCTAAGAAAGGCCACCCCAGTGGCATTGTAATGAAAATGAACTCTTTGGAAGACAAGGAGTTGATTGACGAATTTTACAAAGCGGCCAGGGCCGGCGTGCCCATCCGGTTTATTGTGCGGGGCATTTGCTGCCTGCGGCCGGGCCGGCCGGGGTTGAGCGACAACATCGAGGTGCGCAGCATCGTGGGCGAGTACTTGGAGCACGCGCGGCTGTTCTACTTCCACAACGGCGGCGACGCCCGCGTATACGCCGGCTCGGCCGATGTGATGGTACGATCCTTTGACCGCCGCATCGAGGCCCTGTTCTTGATTGTGAACCCGCAGCTGCGGCGCGAAGCCATCAGCATCTTGATGCTCAATCTGCTGGACAACCAGAATAGCTACGTGATGCGCGAAGACGGGGCCTACATCCGGCAGCGCCCGGCCGCTGGCGAACCCGTCGTGAACGTGCACAAGGACTTCTACAAGCGCGACGAAGCCCAGCTGGCCCTGGCTACTCCCGAGGGCCTGTTGGCCCTGCTGGCCCAGCAAACGGCCCGCCGCCTGGAAGTAGCCGCCGCGCTGGTCGCCGCCGAAACTGAGGCTGCCGAAAATGCCGCGCAAACCGAAGTCCAGGGCCCTGATTCGACTTTTGGCGAAGGCATTGGCGACGAGGAAAACCTGACCGGCGTGAATGCCGAGGCCGAAGCGGTGCAGGCTGGGCTGGAGTAA